The Aeromicrobium yanjiei genome includes a region encoding these proteins:
- a CDS encoding HNH endonuclease signature motif containing protein gives MATTTAPTTEDLSDVVRWQARAEAYAIGRMVDFRDAEMARTALIESSLRRKIERSAIALTIGEATGMSEAQIHLRLSIADRVREKTPQVWEAFVDGLIDFSRVSDISATIEKLHRDESIARLEGRVIGYATSHTGAELRQWLRRFVQRVEADLAVERADTERADRRVTVTHGDDSMSWLNAYLPSHEAAAIEARLRKEARKPADPDDDRTVAQREADLLVAWCTSSDAVTSAVDANIAVTVSADVLAGAAPGFAESTDGCWAVPAPWLTDVIATGSAFWHRIVVDPVTDDVLSHEYVGRFAPDTLALALRFLHGVCQAPGCRVPSERCDLDHRIPHPVGPTTGDNMGPPCRRHHNLKGHGLLHWSTSPPGTPIVMEYVAA, from the coding sequence ATGGCCACCACCACAGCACCGACGACAGAAGACCTGTCGGACGTCGTGCGCTGGCAGGCCAGGGCCGAGGCGTACGCGATCGGGCGGATGGTCGATTTCCGCGACGCCGAGATGGCTCGCACTGCCCTGATCGAGTCCTCTCTGCGGCGCAAGATCGAGCGGTCGGCGATCGCGTTGACGATCGGTGAGGCGACTGGGATGTCCGAGGCGCAGATCCACCTGCGACTGTCGATCGCCGACCGCGTGCGCGAGAAGACTCCGCAGGTGTGGGAGGCATTCGTCGACGGGCTGATCGACTTCTCCCGGGTGAGTGACATCAGCGCGACCATCGAGAAGCTGCACCGTGACGAGTCCATCGCCCGACTCGAGGGCCGGGTCATCGGCTACGCGACCTCCCACACCGGGGCTGAGCTGCGGCAATGGCTGCGGCGGTTCGTCCAGCGGGTCGAGGCTGATCTGGCCGTCGAACGAGCCGACACGGAGCGCGCCGATCGGCGCGTGACGGTCACGCATGGTGACGACTCCATGTCCTGGCTGAACGCCTACCTGCCCTCCCACGAGGCTGCCGCGATCGAGGCCCGCCTTCGCAAAGAGGCACGCAAACCGGCCGACCCGGACGACGACCGCACCGTCGCTCAGCGCGAGGCCGATCTGTTGGTGGCCTGGTGCACCAGCTCGGACGCCGTCACCTCAGCCGTTGACGCGAACATTGCCGTCACCGTCTCAGCCGACGTGCTCGCCGGTGCTGCGCCCGGTTTCGCCGAGTCGACCGACGGCTGCTGGGCGGTTCCCGCCCCCTGGCTCACCGACGTCATCGCGACCGGAAGCGCGTTCTGGCACCGCATCGTGGTCGACCCTGTCACCGACGACGTCCTTTCTCACGAGTACGTGGGTCGTTTCGCACCTGACACCCTCGCTCTGGCGCTTCGGTTCCTGCACGGTGTCTGCCAGGCACCCGGCTGCAGGGTGCCGTCCGAACGCTGCGATCTCGACCACCGAATACCCCACCCGGTTGGTCCGACGACCGGCGACAACATGGGACCGCCGTGCCGAAGACACCACAACCTCAAGGGGCACGGCCTGCTGCACTGGTCGACCAGCCCACCGGGCACACCCATCGTGATGGAGTACGTCGCCGCCTGA
- a CDS encoding methylenetetrahydrofolate reductase: MRNRSTARELRRLLESSRYEVLPTASIEDKILASVPRGHTMTITASPGKGLGATLDLAERLAGHGYVAVPHLAARMISGRDELAEIVARLQAAGIDSVFVPAGDADAVGDYSGSLDLLHDLTAMGSPFRHVGVTGYPESHPTIADDVTVQAMWDKRHHATTLVSNLCFDPQLVRTWVQRVRSRGAVMPLLIGMPGPVERTKLLSMATKIGVSESTRFLAKNKSVFARIAMPGGFSPEKFLERIAPTTQEPASHVEGLHLFTFNQVAETEAWRQELLGRLATAAIA, translated from the coding sequence ATGCGCAACAGATCGACAGCACGAGAACTGCGGAGGCTGCTCGAGAGCTCTCGCTACGAGGTCCTGCCCACCGCGTCGATCGAGGACAAGATCCTCGCGTCGGTCCCCCGGGGCCACACGATGACGATCACCGCGTCCCCGGGCAAGGGCCTCGGCGCGACGTTGGACCTGGCCGAGCGGCTCGCCGGTCACGGATACGTGGCAGTGCCGCACCTGGCAGCCCGGATGATCAGCGGACGCGACGAGCTCGCCGAGATCGTCGCGCGCCTCCAGGCGGCCGGCATCGACAGCGTCTTCGTGCCGGCGGGCGACGCGGATGCGGTCGGCGACTACTCCGGCTCGCTGGACCTGCTGCACGACCTGACCGCGATGGGCAGCCCGTTCCGCCACGTGGGCGTGACCGGATATCCCGAGTCCCACCCCACCATCGCCGACGACGTCACGGTGCAGGCCATGTGGGACAAGCGCCACCACGCGACGACCCTGGTCAGCAATCTATGCTTCGACCCCCAGCTCGTCCGCACCTGGGTACAGCGGGTGCGCTCCCGCGGTGCCGTCATGCCGCTGCTGATCGGGATGCCGGGTCCGGTCGAGCGCACCAAGCTCCTCTCGATGGCCACCAAGATCGGCGTGAGCGAGTCGACCCGCTTCCTGGCCAAGAACAAGTCCGTCTTCGCGCGGATCGCGATGCCCGGCGGCTTCAGCCCGGAGAAGTTCCTCGAGCGCATCGCCCCGACCACCCAGGAGCCGGCGTCCCACGTCGAGGGCCTCCACCTGTTCACGTTCAACCAGGTCGCCGAGACCGAGGCCTGGCGCCAGGAGCTGCTCGGGCGACTCGCGACCGCCGCGATCGCCTAG
- a CDS encoding DUF1638 domain-containing protein, with amino-acid sequence MAEIVRSHDWPVDVHPLPPLLHNAPHLIASEVEALLVTLRPAYATVAIAYADCGTYGELDAVCERHGVRRLAGLHCYDVLGGPDRMRAMFEQQPGTYVLTDFLVRSFRRTVVQELGLDRYPELREDYFGHYTRVVWLAQEPDTELRALAVDAASLIGLPLTEVDVGLGGLDRSMRALLQV; translated from the coding sequence GTGGCCGAGATCGTCCGGTCGCACGACTGGCCGGTCGACGTCCACCCACTGCCGCCGCTGCTCCACAACGCCCCGCACCTGATCGCGTCCGAGGTCGAGGCGCTCCTCGTCACGCTCCGACCGGCGTACGCCACCGTGGCGATCGCCTATGCCGACTGCGGGACCTACGGAGAGCTGGACGCGGTGTGCGAGCGGCACGGCGTGCGTCGTCTGGCCGGACTGCACTGCTACGACGTCCTCGGTGGCCCCGACCGGATGCGCGCGATGTTCGAGCAGCAGCCCGGCACGTACGTCCTGACCGACTTCCTGGTGCGCTCGTTCCGGCGCACCGTGGTGCAGGAGCTCGGGCTCGACCGGTACCCCGAGCTGCGTGAGGACTACTTCGGGCACTACACCCGGGTGGTGTGGCTCGCGCAGGAGCCCGACACGGAGCTGCGGGCCCTGGCGGTGGATGCCGCGTCCCTGATCGGTCTCCCACTGACGGAGGTCGACGTCGGCCTGGGCGGGCTGGACCGCTCGATGCGGGCGTTGCTGCAGGTCTAG
- a CDS encoding ASKHA domain-containing protein produces the protein MSEPPRRSRAIHVDEDAEQAAHPEWDGTGRLRLHFTPADREVRVPPAVSVFDAASWNGIAVDSTCGGHGTCKKCKVRILDGSIPVSPMDQRAFGPDQLAEGWRLACLAAVHSDLSIEIPPLTTRPKAATVGVGRQVILRPAIQKRYVELSEPTLSDQVPDVDRLLAAIDDLEPVVSLHALRRIPTVVRAADWKVTAVIVDDQLIDVEPGDTSATHHALAFDLGTTTVVATLLDTTTGTPVAVASMLNKQQPFGGDVITRISATMMDPDVLPRLTELAKDTLAELTDNVCTEAGIDPGQVYEIALAGNATMVSLLLGIDPEPIGVAPFILSSRTTPTLAAADLGVAIHPAAPAYVLPSLGAYVGGDIVAGTLASGMDRDKRLRLFIDVGTNCEIVLGDGERLLSTAAPAGPAFEGGQIRCGMRAADGAIEVVALTPEDVELQVIGDVEPRGLCGSGLVDAVSELVRIGLLDRSGRLISEEAARELVPKLAGRLVQIGEERVFVLHWAGAEGDVAESTYISQRDVRELQFAKAAISTGWTLLLEEMGVEAQDVQQVLLAGSFGSYLSPASAIRIGLVPRLPVLRIVSAGNVAGEGAKMTLLSKAERAGAEALLKEVSYVELSDRPDFNDRFVDLLAFP, from the coding sequence ATGAGCGAGCCGCCGCGTCGCTCCCGGGCGATCCACGTCGACGAGGACGCCGAGCAGGCGGCCCACCCCGAGTGGGACGGGACGGGGCGCCTCCGGCTGCACTTCACCCCGGCCGACCGGGAGGTGCGCGTCCCGCCCGCGGTGTCGGTCTTCGATGCCGCCAGCTGGAACGGCATCGCGGTCGACTCCACGTGCGGTGGCCACGGCACGTGCAAGAAGTGCAAGGTCAGGATCCTCGACGGCTCGATCCCCGTGTCGCCCATGGACCAGCGCGCGTTCGGGCCCGACCAGCTGGCCGAGGGCTGGCGGCTCGCGTGCCTCGCGGCGGTCCACAGCGATCTGTCGATCGAGATCCCGCCGCTGACGACCCGTCCCAAGGCCGCGACGGTCGGGGTGGGGCGACAGGTCATCCTGCGCCCCGCGATCCAGAAGCGGTACGTCGAGCTGTCCGAGCCGACGCTGTCCGACCAGGTCCCCGACGTCGACCGGCTGCTCGCGGCCATCGACGACCTGGAGCCGGTGGTCAGCCTGCACGCGCTGCGGCGCATCCCCACCGTGGTCCGCGCGGCTGACTGGAAGGTCACCGCGGTCATCGTGGACGACCAGCTGATCGACGTGGAGCCGGGCGACACCTCGGCGACCCATCACGCGCTGGCGTTCGACCTCGGCACCACGACCGTCGTCGCGACGCTGCTCGACACCACGACCGGCACGCCTGTGGCAGTCGCCTCGATGCTCAACAAGCAGCAGCCGTTCGGCGGCGACGTGATCACCCGCATCAGCGCCACCATGATGGACCCGGACGTCCTGCCGCGGCTCACCGAGCTGGCGAAGGACACGCTCGCCGAGCTCACCGACAACGTCTGCACCGAGGCGGGCATCGATCCCGGCCAGGTCTACGAGATCGCGCTCGCGGGCAACGCGACGATGGTCTCCCTGCTGCTCGGCATCGATCCCGAGCCGATCGGCGTCGCTCCGTTCATCCTCAGCTCGCGGACCACCCCGACCCTCGCGGCCGCAGACCTCGGGGTCGCGATCCACCCGGCCGCGCCGGCGTACGTCCTGCCCTCGCTCGGCGCGTACGTCGGGGGCGACATCGTGGCCGGCACCCTGGCCTCGGGGATGGACCGCGACAAGCGCCTGCGCCTGTTCATCGACGTCGGCACCAACTGCGAGATCGTCCTCGGCGACGGTGAGCGCCTGCTGTCCACCGCGGCGCCGGCCGGTCCGGCGTTCGAGGGCGGGCAGATCCGCTGCGGGATGCGCGCCGCCGACGGGGCGATCGAGGTCGTCGCGCTGACCCCCGAGGACGTCGAGCTGCAGGTCATCGGCGACGTCGAGCCCCGGGGACTGTGCGGATCGGGTCTCGTCGACGCGGTGTCCGAGCTCGTGCGGATCGGTCTGCTCGACCGGTCGGGCCGGCTGATCAGCGAGGAGGCCGCCCGGGAGCTCGTGCCCAAGCTCGCCGGACGGCTCGTGCAGATCGGGGAGGAGCGCGTCTTCGTCCTGCACTGGGCCGGCGCCGAGGGTGACGTCGCGGAGTCCACCTACATCTCGCAGCGCGACGTCCGCGAGCTGCAGTTCGCGAAGGCGGCCATCTCTACGGGCTGGACGCTCCTGCTGGAGGAGATGGGCGTCGAGGCGCAGGACGTGCAGCAGGTCCTCCTCGCGGGCTCCTTCGGCTCCTATCTCTCCCCGGCCAGCGCGATCCGGATCGGGCTCGTCCCGCGGCTTCCCGTCCTGCGCATCGTCAGCGCCGGCAACGTGGCGGGCGAGGGCGCCAAGATGACCCTGCTCAGCAAGGCCGAGCGGGCCGGCGCCGAGGCGCTGCTGAAGGAGGTGTCATATGTCGAGCTCTCGGACCGACCGGACTTCAACGACCGGTTCGTCGACCTCCTCGCCTTCCCGTGA
- a CDS encoding dihydropteroate synthase: MHTVIRSASKEVVLGHDQKFCIIGERINPTGRRIFQEQLRAGDLSAIERDVAAQVAGGAMVLDVNMGVPLTDEADLLGRAITLVQSTCDLPICIDSSVVEALEAGLKAYEGRALVNSITAEDDRMAAILPLVKKYDAAVIALPNDHDEIPMEPEKRIALVEKIVRVATTEYGIAIEDIVIDPLAMPIGADPQVGRSFFTTVSMIRERWGLNTTCGAGNNSFGMPGRDDLGASFLPMAIASGLTSAIMDARSPRMVRAVRAADVVMGNDEWGMAWISEHRAAQAAEKAAQEAASA; this comes from the coding sequence GTGCACACCGTCATCCGATCGGCCAGCAAGGAGGTCGTGCTCGGTCACGACCAGAAGTTCTGCATCATCGGCGAGCGCATCAATCCGACGGGGCGGCGCATCTTCCAGGAGCAGCTGCGAGCGGGCGACCTGTCCGCGATCGAGCGGGACGTCGCAGCGCAGGTGGCCGGGGGAGCGATGGTGCTCGACGTCAACATGGGCGTCCCCCTGACCGACGAAGCCGATCTGCTGGGCCGGGCGATCACGCTGGTGCAGAGCACCTGTGATCTGCCGATCTGCATCGACTCCTCGGTCGTCGAGGCGCTCGAGGCGGGCCTGAAGGCGTACGAGGGACGTGCACTGGTCAACTCCATCACCGCCGAGGACGACCGGATGGCCGCGATCCTCCCGCTGGTCAAGAAGTACGACGCGGCCGTGATCGCGCTGCCCAACGATCACGACGAGATCCCGATGGAGCCCGAGAAGCGCATCGCGCTGGTCGAGAAGATCGTGCGGGTCGCGACCACCGAGTACGGCATCGCGATCGAGGACATCGTGATCGACCCGCTGGCGATGCCGATCGGCGCCGACCCCCAGGTGGGCCGCTCGTTCTTCACCACGGTCTCGATGATCCGCGAGCGGTGGGGGCTCAACACGACATGCGGCGCGGGCAACAACTCGTTCGGCATGCCGGGTCGCGACGACCTCGGGGCCTCGTTCCTGCCCATGGCCATCGCGTCGGGCCTGACCTCCGCGATCATGGACGCCCGCAGCCCCCGCATGGTCCGTGCGGTCCGCGCCGCCGACGTGGTGATGGGCAACGACGAGTGGGGCATGGCCTGGATCTCCGAGCACCGGGCGGCCCAGGCTGCGGAGAAGGCGGCCCAGGAGGCCGCGAGCGCCTGA
- a CDS encoding corrinoid protein, protein MTPDEVLQGLYDETLVGNAPRVLELTTMGIDMGMGPETLLFDALIPSLEEVGARFERGDFFVPEMLIAGRAMSGALDVLRPLLAETGAETVGTFLMGTVKGDVHDIGKNLVNIMLEGAGFHVIDLGVQVAPEKFIEAITEHQPDIVGMSAFLTTTMPMFKANINALEKAGMRDQVIVMVGGAPVTQEYADAVGADAYAPDASATVKKAKDLIAKRRASVAV, encoded by the coding sequence ATGACTCCTGACGAAGTGCTGCAAGGGCTGTACGACGAGACGCTGGTCGGCAACGCCCCGCGGGTGCTCGAGCTCACCACCATGGGCATCGACATGGGGATGGGGCCTGAGACCCTCCTGTTCGACGCGCTGATCCCCTCCCTGGAGGAAGTCGGCGCCCGGTTCGAGCGGGGTGACTTCTTCGTCCCGGAGATGCTCATCGCCGGCCGCGCGATGAGCGGGGCGCTCGACGTGCTGCGCCCGCTGCTGGCCGAGACCGGCGCCGAGACGGTCGGCACGTTCCTCATGGGGACGGTCAAGGGCGACGTGCACGACATCGGCAAGAACCTGGTCAACATCATGCTGGAGGGCGCCGGTTTCCACGTCATCGACCTCGGCGTGCAGGTCGCGCCCGAGAAGTTCATCGAGGCGATCACCGAGCACCAGCCCGACATCGTCGGCATGTCGGCGTTCCTCACCACGACGATGCCGATGTTCAAGGCCAACATCAACGCCCTCGAGAAGGCGGGCATGCGCGACCAGGTGATCGTCATGGTCGGCGGCGCCCCGGTCACGCAGGAGTACGCGGACGCAGTCGGCGCCGATGCCTATGCGCCGGACGCCTCCGCCACGGTCAAGAAGGCCAAGGACCTGATCGCCAAGCGCCGCGCGTCCGTCGCGGTCTGA
- a CDS encoding IclR family transcriptional regulator — protein MSNGTQSLDRAAELLSLVVRAEEPVTYTSIVEQTGLARSTASRLLQSLERNGLLERDPDGAFRGGTLFEHYARRFDRVEALVATAQPTLDRIADATGETVNLAVARAGTVVQVAQVDSSYMLGAMNWVGIDVPPHCSSLGKVMHAFGALPMPRGEMERRSPATITDPHAYREELELVRGRGFAITRGELEQGLDGVAAPVRGDDQRVVAAIGVSGPAFRLEDSHKSIGDLLVAESQRLTGLLARHARKVSPA, from the coding sequence ATGAGCAACGGCACCCAGTCCCTCGATCGAGCCGCCGAGCTGTTGTCGCTCGTCGTGCGCGCCGAGGAGCCGGTCACCTACACCTCGATCGTCGAGCAGACCGGACTGGCCAGGTCGACCGCGTCGCGCCTGCTGCAGAGCCTGGAGCGCAACGGCCTGCTCGAGCGCGATCCCGACGGGGCGTTCCGCGGCGGGACGTTGTTCGAGCACTACGCGCGCCGGTTCGACCGCGTCGAGGCGCTGGTCGCGACGGCCCAGCCCACGCTCGACCGGATCGCCGACGCGACGGGGGAGACGGTCAACCTCGCGGTGGCGCGGGCGGGCACGGTCGTCCAGGTCGCCCAGGTGGACTCCAGCTACATGCTCGGCGCGATGAACTGGGTGGGGATCGACGTGCCCCCGCACTGCTCCTCGCTGGGCAAGGTCATGCACGCCTTCGGGGCGCTGCCCATGCCCAGGGGGGAGATGGAGCGCAGGTCGCCGGCCACGATCACCGATCCCCACGCGTACCGCGAGGAGCTGGAGCTGGTGCGCGGCCGAGGGTTCGCGATCACGCGCGGCGAGCTGGAGCAGGGCCTCGACGGGGTCGCGGCTCCCGTGCGCGGAGACGACCAGCGGGTCGTCGCAGCGATCGGGGTGTCCGGTCCGGCGTTCCGCCTCGAGGACTCCCACAAGAGCATCGGTGACCTCCTGGTGGCCGAGTCCCAACGGCTGACCGGGCTGCTCGCCCGGCACGCACGAAAGGTATCCCCGGCATGA
- a CDS encoding trimethylamine methyltransferase family protein, translated as MRPFATFVPYCGTTIPQLEGRIPNRRGQAQRCSDFSRPRSVVGGPMFKNTMPRYEILSEDAMASLETAWRRLMTEVGVEFMHDDALELFRQAGQKVVDNTVFLDPEFVLAQVAKAPREFDVQARNPANNVHIGGDFMSFSGVYGPPFVREGAVRRDAMMDDFRNFTKLAQGYDELDSAGGIICEPYDTPLDSRHLDMLLALQTLTDKVYMGNVVSGVNARDTIAMGEILFGGREAIEETPVSISLINCNSPLRWDDRMLESLLEYARAGQPVVLTPFILMGAMSPVTIPAALVQQIVEALSGIALAQLVRPGTPVIFGSFLSNIDMQSGSPCFGTPESGIGLLCTGQIARRFGLPFRSGGGLTSAHQADAQAGYESLMTLMPTFLAGANWVMHSAGWLEGGLVAGYEKFVMDVELLQMLRAEFTPLEIDESSLAFDAHVEVGHGGHFLGAMHTMERFRTCFHRPFLSSSDNFDKWTRNGSLDTNDRASVVYRKRLEEYEQPPLDEGIREELERYVIRRRAELGD; from the coding sequence GTGCGACCTTTCGCCACATTTGTTCCATATTGTGGAACCACAATTCCACAACTTGAGGGTAGGATCCCGAATCGCAGGGGTCAAGCACAACGGTGCAGCGATTTCTCCCGGCCCCGCTCCGTCGTTGGAGGTCCGATGTTCAAGAACACGATGCCGCGCTACGAGATCCTGTCCGAGGACGCGATGGCGTCCCTCGAGACGGCCTGGCGCCGGCTGATGACCGAGGTCGGCGTCGAGTTCATGCACGACGACGCGCTCGAGCTGTTCCGCCAGGCCGGCCAGAAGGTCGTCGACAACACCGTCTTCCTGGACCCCGAGTTCGTGCTCGCCCAGGTCGCCAAGGCGCCACGCGAGTTCGACGTCCAGGCCCGCAACCCCGCCAACAACGTGCACATCGGCGGCGACTTCATGTCGTTCAGCGGTGTCTACGGCCCGCCGTTCGTCCGCGAGGGCGCGGTCCGGCGGGACGCCATGATGGACGACTTCCGCAACTTCACGAAGCTCGCGCAGGGCTACGACGAGCTGGACTCCGCCGGCGGCATCATCTGCGAGCCGTACGACACCCCACTCGACTCGCGGCACCTCGACATGCTGCTCGCCCTGCAGACCCTGACCGACAAGGTCTACATGGGCAACGTGGTGTCGGGGGTCAATGCGCGCGACACCATCGCGATGGGCGAGATCCTGTTCGGCGGCCGCGAGGCCATCGAGGAGACGCCGGTCTCGATCTCCCTGATCAACTGCAACTCGCCACTGCGCTGGGACGACCGCATGCTGGAGTCCCTGCTGGAGTACGCCCGCGCGGGCCAGCCGGTCGTCCTCACCCCGTTCATCCTCATGGGCGCGATGTCCCCCGTCACGATCCCGGCGGCCCTCGTGCAGCAGATCGTCGAGGCGCTCTCGGGCATCGCTCTGGCCCAGCTGGTGCGGCCGGGCACGCCGGTGATCTTCGGCTCGTTCCTGTCCAACATCGACATGCAGTCGGGATCGCCGTGCTTCGGCACGCCGGAGTCGGGAATCGGCCTGCTCTGCACGGGTCAGATCGCCCGCCGGTTCGGCCTGCCGTTCCGCTCCGGCGGTGGCCTCACCTCGGCGCACCAGGCCGATGCGCAGGCCGGCTACGAGTCGCTCATGACGTTGATGCCCACGTTCCTGGCGGGTGCGAACTGGGTCATGCACTCCGCCGGATGGCTCGAGGGTGGGCTCGTCGCGGGCTACGAGAAGTTCGTGATGGACGTCGAGCTGCTGCAGATGCTGCGGGCCGAGTTCACGCCGCTGGAGATCGACGAGTCGTCGCTCGCCTTCGACGCCCACGTCGAGGTCGGCCACGGCGGGCACTTCCTCGGCGCGATGCACACGATGGAGCGCTTCCGCACCTGCTTCCACCGTCCGTTCCTGTCCAGCTCGGACAACTTCGACAAGTGGACCCGCAACGGATCCCTCGACACCAACGACCGGGCCTCGGTCGTCTATCGCAAGCGCCTCGAGGAGTACGAGCAGCCGCCGCTGGACGAGGGCATCCGCGAGGAGCTCGAGCGGTACGTGATCCGTCGCCGCGCCGAGCTCGGCGACTGA
- the purU gene encoding formyltetrahydrofolate deformylase, which yields MAVEEGRAPAYLLTLSCGDRPGLVFAVSSWLMQVGGNIVDSQQFDDPLGNQFFMRVHFEAADVPLEQLRSSFAGVGDEHGMTWHLFSADAPYRTLVLVSRFGHCLNDLLFRQSTGALNIVVPAVVSNHRDFERLAASYDVPFHHVPVTPDTRDEAEARLLELVDELRIDLVVLARYMQVLSDTTCQRLRGQVINIHHSFLPSFKGAKPYHQAHDRGVKLIGATAHYVTPDLDEGPIIEQGVTRVNHRMTPDDLVRAGRDVEAQVLATAVQWHTEQRLLLDGSRVVVFPR from the coding sequence ATGGCGGTCGAGGAGGGGCGCGCACCGGCGTACCTGCTGACCTTGTCCTGCGGGGACCGGCCGGGACTGGTCTTCGCGGTGTCGTCCTGGCTCATGCAGGTCGGGGGCAACATCGTGGACTCGCAGCAGTTCGACGACCCGCTGGGCAACCAGTTCTTCATGCGGGTGCACTTCGAGGCCGCGGACGTCCCGCTGGAGCAGCTGCGCAGCTCGTTCGCGGGCGTCGGCGACGAGCACGGCATGACGTGGCACCTGTTCTCGGCCGACGCCCCCTACCGCACGCTCGTGCTGGTCTCCCGGTTCGGCCACTGCCTCAACGACCTGCTGTTCCGCCAGAGCACCGGCGCGCTCAACATCGTGGTGCCGGCGGTCGTGTCCAACCACCGCGACTTCGAGCGCCTCGCGGCGTCGTACGACGTCCCGTTCCACCACGTGCCGGTCACCCCTGACACCCGGGACGAAGCCGAGGCGCGCCTGCTCGAGCTGGTCGACGAGCTGCGGATCGACCTGGTCGTCCTGGCCCGCTACATGCAGGTGCTGTCCGACACCACGTGCCAGCGGCTGCGGGGCCAGGTGATCAACATCCACCACTCCTTCCTGCCCAGCTTCAAGGGCGCCAAGCCCTATCACCAGGCGCACGACCGCGGGGTCAAGCTGATCGGCGCGACCGCGCACTACGTGACTCCCGATCTCGACGAGGGGCCGATCATCGAGCAGGGGGTGACCCGGGTGAACCACCGGATGACGCCCGACGACCTGGTCAGAGCCGGCCGGGACGTGGAGGCGCAGGTGCTGGCGACGGCCGTCCAGTGGCACACCGAGCAGCGCCTGCTGCTCGACGGCTCGCGGGTCGTGGTCTTCCCGCGCTGA
- a CDS encoding IclR family transcriptional regulator: protein MSNEATRPAGAKAVTSAVQSVDRALAILEILAHDGESGVTDIAAQLEVHKSTAFRLIATLERRGLVEQNDDRGKYRLGVGILRLAGATTARLDVVQEARPLARALAAATRETVNIAVLSEGAALYLDQIAGGSSLQSHNWVGQRIPLHATANGKALLSGLDPAEIGAAVSTPLRAYTDTTVTTVKALLTDVAAVREAGYAIAMDELEHGLTAVAAPVRNAHGDVIASLSVSGPTFRFDEERLSETVRSVVETAQEVSERLGWRARDRGGVAENA, encoded by the coding sequence ATGAGCAACGAGGCGACGCGCCCTGCCGGGGCGAAGGCTGTCACCAGCGCCGTCCAGTCCGTCGACCGGGCGCTGGCGATCCTGGAGATCCTGGCCCACGACGGCGAGTCCGGAGTCACCGACATCGCCGCTCAGCTCGAGGTGCACAAGTCCACCGCGTTCCGGCTCATCGCCACCCTCGAGCGCCGCGGCCTGGTCGAGCAGAACGACGACCGCGGCAAGTACCGCCTCGGCGTCGGCATCCTGCGACTGGCCGGCGCCACCACGGCCCGTCTCGACGTGGTCCAGGAGGCCCGGCCGCTCGCGCGGGCGCTGGCCGCCGCGACCCGTGAGACGGTCAACATCGCGGTGCTGTCGGAGGGAGCCGCGCTCTACCTCGACCAGATCGCCGGGGGATCGTCCCTGCAGTCGCACAACTGGGTCGGCCAGCGCATCCCGTTGCACGCGACCGCGAACGGCAAGGCGCTGCTGTCCGGGCTCGACCCGGCCGAGATCGGCGCTGCGGTCAGCACCCCGCTGAGGGCCTACACCGACACGACGGTCACCACGGTCAAGGCCTTGCTCACCGATGTCGCCGCCGTGCGCGAAGCCGGCTACGCGATCGCGATGGACGAGCTGGAGCACGGCCTCACCGCCGTCGCCGCCCCCGTCCGCAATGCACACGGCGACGTGATCGCGTCGCTGTCGGTCTCCGGTCCGACGTTCCGGTTCGACGAGGAGCGACTGTCCGAGACCGTGCGGTCGGTCGTCGAGACCGCCCAGGAGGTCTCGGAAAGACTGGGGTGGCGCGCGCGCGACCGCGGCGGGGTTGCCGAAAACGCTTGA